A window of Adhaeribacter arboris genomic DNA:
CCGCGGCCGGTGCGGCTAAATGCCCGTAGTTTTACGGTTCCGGTTTCGGTGATAGGTTCCCGGTAAATTCGGCTCCGGAAGGTAGGATCGGTGCCATCGGTAGTATACCGGATGGTTAGTCCCGGCAGTTGTATATTGGCGCTTACCTGGCCGTTCTGCACCACGGCCCCCACGGGAGGTAAGCGGTACTGGTACCCGCCGCTGAAATAATCTAAACGAGGAAGTTCGCGTTTACCTAAAATATTCGCAAACCGCGACCAGGCTTGTTGGTACAAAGCTTCGCTTTTAGTCGTATCTTTTTCTATTGCCCAGTCCGGGTCGGGTGCCCAAGCCCGCTCCGCCAAACCTAACAACTTCGGCAATAGCATGTATTCCATTCGCTCCGGGCTAATTACCGTTTCGGACCAGAGCAAACCTTGAATACCCACAATATTGTTTTTACCAAAATCCGTGAGCCTTTCCTTTCCCACAAACATGGATTTAGGTAAGGGATTGCTAAATTTATCCTTGGTGGTATTTTTATAATAATTATACGGAATAAATTTAAATGGCTTATCTACATCAACAAAGCTGCCCCAGTAAAAACCTGGTTCCTCAAACGTCTTATCGTAAGCCATATCAAAGTACTGATGCGTTACATTGGAAAGGACAACTTTATAACCCGCATTTGCCAAACGATAGGCTAAATCTTCAGACCCGCCCCCCAAAACGTTATTCCAGACATCTACGTGAATATTTTCGTTGACAAAATCCGGATTAGGAATATAATGCTTTTGCCCTTCAATTTCGGTTTTACGCATAGCCACTTCTTCCCAGCCCGATAAGTACAGGTTGCGTAATTTTAAGATTTCATTTACTTTCCGGAAGTAGTAATACCACATATCATCTACGGAAGTGAAGCGTTCATCTTCCTGCAGTAATTTTTGCACTACCGGCGATTTTACCCAAACGCCGGCCGGAACTTCGTCGCCCCCAAAATGAATGGTTTGCAAGGGAGCGCCGGCCTCCTGGTACATATCCCGGACCTCATCCACCACTTTTTCCAGAAAATTATACACCGAAGGCATAGCCACATTAATCACATTGTCGTTCCAGTTTTGCACCGAACGGTAATCTGATTTATCATTTACGTCGCGCAGCAGGTATCTTTCGGCATCTTCTTTCTTACCCGCTGCCATTAGCCGGGCATAACGGACATCCATGGCTTTAATGGCGGCGCGGGCGTGGCCGGGAGTTTCAATTTCCGGAATTACTTTTATGTTGCGGTCGCGGGCATATTTTAAAATTTGAATAAAATCGGAGCGGGTATAAAATCCCGAACCGGGTGCATTGTTTCCTTCCGGACCAGACCCGTAAGAGGGCGGCAGATTAGTACGACTATCTAACGTATGCGCCCGCTTGGCCCCTATTTCGGTTAATTCGGGTATGGGTACAATTTCCACGCGCCAACCTTCATCATCGTTTAAATGGAAATGCAGTACGTTGAGTTTATACAAAGCCATTAAGTCGAGTAACTTAAAAACTTGCTTTTTCGGTTGAAAATTCCGGGCCACATCCAACATTACCGCCCGGTGATCGAAGCGTGGGTAATCCGATACTTCTACGCCGGGCACATTTACACTTTTAAGCTTTAACTCCCAGGCATTAGCCGGCAGCAAAGTTTTTAAAGATTGCATGCCGTAAAACATACCCGCCGGAGTAGCTGCCGTTATGGTAATTTCCTGAGCTGTTACCCGCAGATCATACGCTTCCGGACCTAAATCTTCTTTCTTCACCAACCGGATCGCTTTTCCGGAACCATTACTTTTAAATTCTATTTTCTTTCCAAAAATTGCGGCTAAATCTTCGGCGAGCATTTCTGCCTCCGGGTAATAATCGGTAGCAGTTATAATGGGAATATCAGAGGTTAACGTAAACGAAGCACTTGTTTCCCGGTAACTTACGGGGGTAGGAAATATCTTAGGTAGATTATCGGGAGCAATGTCCTGGATAATTTTATTTTGTTGGTAAAGCACACCGGGTTTAACCAAGGTAATAACCGGGCTGCCAGGGGTTGTACTTGGTTGGGCAGCGGCAGGCACTTTCACCTTTACCGGACTCAGGGCCAAACCTTTTTGGGGAGTTTTATCCCAAACCAGGTAAAATCCCGATGGCGCATCCGTTAGGTTCAGAGCGGCGCCGGTAGTAATAAAGGAGATCCGGAGGGAAGCCCCTTTAGTCATTCTTTTAAAATCTGCCCGGGGCGTTATTTGAAACAAATCGCCGTTCAGGTGCTGTAAGGTAACGGCTCCTCTTACTGAACCCGGAATAATAGAACGATTAAAATTGAAGTAGATCTTCCAGCCGGTAGCCGGCAATGCTTCCGAAGCTCCGTTGTTTAAAGTTATCGTGGATAAAAATTGGGCTTTGTTTTGGTAATTATTCTCGTTTACCTCCCAGCTGACTAAAAGATTTTTGGCATTAAAAGCCGGCGCCTGGCTCCAGGCAGTTAGCGTAATACAAAGCATAGCCGCCGACACGACTAGGAATAATTTGAACTGCTGATTGAGGAATAAAAACATTTTTAGAAACGATAAACTGAACGAAGTAGCAAAATTACAAAATTTTACTTCTATACTTCTATAAAATTAAAAGTCCTACCGGTAGGTACAGGTAGGACTTTTGAATCGAAAAAAAGCCAAATCCTTTTCCATAATCGGCTTACGAGTAGTAAAAGGCAAGCTTACTCATTACTCGTATTTAGGTTTATTCTTTTTTTCCTGCTTTTCGGCTCGCTTCTCTTTTTCGGTTTTAGCAGGTTTTTTCTTTACTTCTTTTTTGGCGTCTTGTGCTTTTCCCATGATTATAAAGTTTAAATTTTATTGAACTACTTATTTATTCTTTAACTTTTATTGCGTTTAAAAGTTACTTTAAAACCGAAGTACGTCCGTATCAGGAGGTGTGTAACCCAGTTGCCGGCTCATCCAAACTACTTGCCCTTTGTGGTGGCACTCGTGGGTAATAACGTGGGTAAAAAGCGCCAGCGGTGTTACTTGCATCGTTGTTTTTCGCCAGGGTATTTCGCCGGTAACTGGCTCCAACCATTTCTCTTCAAAATGTTGCAAAAACTTTTCGGTTAAACTGTTTACTTCCTGAAAAATCCGGCGTACTTCGTTCAGGTTAGTTACAAAAAGCGGCTTCATAAAGGGCAGTTCCTGAGCTTGGGCAAAATTGCCTAACCAGAACTGGTACGTATTAGCCGTATGTACCAGTAAACTACGAATACTGCTCCCGCCAAAAGCCGGAAGTTCCTCAGTAAAGTGGGCTGGTGTAAATGTATCGCCGTAGCTAAACAACGCGGCCCGGGCACTTTGTATTAATTTATACTGCTGCTGTAAAAGGTCCATTTAGCGGCTGTTTTAGAGGCAGAATATAAAATATTTGTATTTACCGCTGTTTTAATTGAATATATTTCTTAACGCTAAGTTACAAATCTTTATTATAAATAAAATAGAAGCTTGGTTAAAGTGCTAAACTTCAATTACCAGAAGATGGAATAATAATAGTTACTTCTTTTTGCGGGATAATTTTTATCTTCGCCTTCTACCCTATTATTTAAAACAGCTTTTATGAAATATTTATTCTTCTTTTGTTTAGCGAGTCTGCTCTATGTAAACACAAATACCGCGTTCGCGCAAACAGCTGCGGCAAAGGCCCAACCGGTTACCTGGCTTAACCACGTAGCGCTTCACGTGAAAAACCTACAAACAACAACTGCTTTCTACGAAAATTTTTTACAGCTTAAAAAAATACCCGAACCTTTTAAAGATGGCTTACACACCTGGTTTAGTGTCGGCGAAAAATCGCATCTGCATTTAATCCAGGGCAAGCCCCACGAAACTCTTTACGACAAAAGCGAGCATTTATGCTTTAGCGTCGCCTCAGTCGAAGATTTTATCAGTCGTTTGAATAAAGCTAATATTAAATTCGAAAACTGGTTGGGTAAACCCCAGGAATATACCCTCCGTACCGACGGCGTAAAGCAAGTTTATTTTCAGGACCCGGATGGCCATTGGATTGAAGTAAACGATGCCAAAGAGTAAGTAGTTACTCGTTGTTCGTTGTTCGGGTAATAGAATAACGAACAACGAACAACTACTTATGATCGCTGTGGCCTAAGGATTTATCAGGCGCAATAACATCCCGAATAAGTTGTTTTAATTCTTTAGCTTCCGGAAACCGGCCGGCTTCTTTCCGCGAAAAAATTAATTCTCCATTCAGACGAATATCTAAAACTCCACCGGTTCCGGGTACCAAAGCCACTTCCCCCATTTCTAATTCAAAAGTGGTTAAAACTTCTTGTGCCAGCCAGGCTGCCCGTAAAAGCCAACGGCATTGCGTACAATAATTAATTTCCAGACGAGGTAGTGGCATATCTTCTTTTAATTTTAATATCTCTTATTCTACGTTCAAGAGCAACTGGCCGATGAAAAGGTTTTTAATTTCAAATTTCTATGTGTCCGTTGAATTTTTCTTAAGAACTGTGGAAGTTACTCATTCCAGATTAAAACTTGAATGGCGGTTATCTGTTATTGCTACACTCAAATAGGGTATATTTGTTAATGCAAATTTGAAATTCGAATTATTTACTAAAAATTAAAATATGGAATCCTTAAAAGGCAAAATTGCTCTGGTTACCGGAGCTGGTAAAGGCATAGGCCGGGCAATAGCTATTGCTTTAGCAAAAGAAGGCGTGCACGTTGGCTTAATGGCTCGTACCTCCAGCCAATTACAAGATACGGCCAATGCCATTCAAGGCCTGGGGGTTAAAACTTCCGTGGTAGTTGCCGATGTAGCTAATATAAATGCCGTAAATGCCGCCGTTGCTCAGATACAGAAAACTCTCGGACCAATTGACATTCTGATTAACAATGCCGGAATTGGCACCTTCGGTAAATTTTTAGAACTGGAACCAGCCGAATGGGAAAAAATTATTCAGGTAAACTTAATGGGCGTGTATTATATGACGCGTGCGGTTTTACCCGCTATGATTGAACGCCAAACCGGCGATATTATTAACATTTCTTCTACGGCGGGCCAGCGGGGAGCAGCCGGTACCAGCGCTTACAGTGCTTCTAAATTTGCCGTAATGGGTTTAACCGAGTCGTTAATGCAAGAAGTTCGCAAACACAACATCCGGGTGAGTGCTTTAACTCCCAGTACTGTAGCCACTGAACTAGCAATTGCAAATAAACTAACCGACGGTAATCCCGATAAAGTAATGCAACCCGAAGATTTAGCCGAATTAATCATTGCCCAGCTTAAGCTCAATCGCCGAGTATTTATTAAAGAAGCCGGTATGTGGTCTACTAATCCTTAATGTAAAAAGCGGCTCGAATAATTAAATTGAGCCGCTTTTTAATTGAAAGTTATCCTATTTTTTATCTGTTGCCGGCAAGCGGTCGCTCATTTGCCGTTCCACCATCCAACCCGGATATCTTCTTTCCGGCTGACTTACCGCATTTAATTCTTCCAACTCGGCTGCCGATAAATTAAAGGATGTAGAATGAATATTAGAGGTAAGCTGGTCCGGAGTTTTAGCGCCGATAATGGTACTGGTAACACCCTTTTGCTGCCGAACCCAAGCCAATGCTATTTCAGCCGCCGAAACATTATAATCCTGCCCTAACCTTATTAAAACATCAATTATATTATAGGCTTTACCTTTATCAATTACCGGAAAGTCAAAAGTATCGCGCCGCGACTGGCCGCCGGTATTGGTTTGGTCACGGGTAAATTTACCCGACAAGAAACCACCGGCCAACGGACTCCAAGGCATAAATCCTAAGCGTTGGTCTTGGGCCAGAGGCAATAGTTCTTGTTCTACGTCGCGGTTAGCGGCGGCATAAAAATACTGCATCCCCACAAACTCGTGCCAACCATGCTGCTTGGCAATACCTAAAGCTTTCATGACCAGCCAGGCCGGCCAGTTACACACGCCTACGTACCGCACTTTCCCGCTTGTTACTACATCGTGCAGGCTATGTACTATCTGCTCTATTGATGTAGCTGCATCTACGCCGTGCACATACAGTAAATCTATATGGTCCATTTGCAGCCGCTGTAAACTTTCTTCTACGGATTGAAAAATATGATACCGCGATAAACCCACCTGGTTAACGCCGGCGCTCATCCGGCCGCGAACTTTGGTAGCAATAAATAATTCGTTGCGGGAAAGCCCAGCTTGCTTTAGCCCTTGTCCGAGAATCTGCTCCGATTGCCCGAACGAATACACGTTAGCGGTATCCATAAAATTAATCCCGGCATCCACCGCCGTTTTAAGTAGTTCATTGGCTTCGTCCTGGGTTTGCCGCCCGATGGCTTCCCAGTAACCTTGGCCGCCAAAAGTCATGGTACCAAAACACAGTTCAGAAACTAACACCCCGGTATTACCTAATAAATTATATTTCATAGTTTATCGTTTTTGAAGTGAATGAAAACAAATATCAAATAAACGTTTGCAGCAACGCAAATTTTTACCTGTTATCTTTTTATAAAGTTCTGTTGGGCAACTGATTTTACCGAAACTACCCCCGATGATATTTACCCTAACCCGTTAGTAAATAAGCATTTTCAGCGCAAAATGTTTTTCGTAAAGTGTACCTAATTCTGAAAATGCGCAACAAGCCTTTCTATAAAAAAAGCCGGCGGAAAAATCCGACCGGCTTGGAACAAAAACAAAGAAAAATTTTAAAATAAATTAAGCTTCCATCTCCGATAAGGCGGGATAGTCTACGTAACCATTAGCGCCACCCGCATAAAAAGTATTTTTGTCGGGGGTAGCTAAATCAGCGTTTTGCGCAAACCGCTCGGGCAAATCCGGATTGGAAATAAATGGTACGCCAAAAGCTACCAGATCCGCTAAACTTTCGGTAATTATCTGATTACCTTTTTCCTGGTTAAACCCTTTGTTGATAATAAGAGTGCCCTTATACAAAGGCCGGAAGTGTTTTGCTATTTCGGCTACGGCGTAAGGCACGTTATCTACGGGTACAAACGGCTCCGATAAATGCAGGTAAGCCAGGTTATACTCGTTTAAACGGTTTACAATGTATTCGAAAGTTGGAATTGTTTCTTCATCTACCGTAATGCCACTCATGCCGTGTAAGGAAGGATTAAGCCGTATGCCTACGCGGGTTAGATCAATTACTTCTTTTAGGGCATCTAAGGTTTCGAACAGAAAACGAGCCCGGTTTTCAATGGAGCCGCCGTATTGGTCAGTACGCTGGTTCGAAACTTTATTAAAAAACTGCTGAAACAAATATCCGTTACTAGCGTGCAGTTCTACCCCATCGAAACCAGCTTTTAAAGCATTAGCGGCAGCCTTTTTAAAATCCTGCACAATGGCTTGTACTTCGTGGGTTTCTAAAGCGCGTGGGGTAACCGTATCTTTAAAACCCAGGGGAGTAAATGATTTATCGTTCGGGTTAATGGCGGAAGGAGCAACCGGCAATTCGCCATTATGGAAATCGGGGTGCGAGATACGACCTACGTGCCATAACTGAGCAAATATTTTTCCTTCTTTCGCGTGCACGGCTTCTGTTACCTGCTGCCAGCCTTTTACCTGGGCTTCGGAGTAAATACCCGGCGTATTAATATAGCCAACCCCTTGCGGGCTTACCTGGGTACCTTCCGAAATTATTAAACCAGCGGAAGCCCGCTGGGCATAGTATTGAGCCGCTAAAGCGGTAGCTGCATTTTCAGGATTATCGGCCCGGCTACGGGTCATGGGAGCCATTACTACCCGATTTTTTAAAGTTAATGAACCTAATTGGTACGAAGTTAAAAGCGGTTGTTTTTCCATTTTTGTTTTATTTTAATTATAAATTGCTACATTATTTGTATATACAAGTATTACGGCAAAAAAAATTTACTCTCTGGCTTTATCTAACAATTGGCCCAGAACGGTAGCTTCTTCCGGAGAAATAGCAGGGAATAATTCTTCAAAAGGTGGCACCTTTTCTTCCATCTGTTTGAGTAAGGTCAAACCTGCTTCTGTTATGGTGATATCAATTTTCCGGCGGTTAGCCGTACATTGACAACGAGCTACTAGTTTTTTCTCGAGTAATTTATCTACCAAGCGAGTAGCGTTACTCATCCGGTCCAGCATGCGCTCTTGAATATCGCCCAGGGAACAAGGATGAGGATGTTGACCACGCAGAATACTTAATACGTTATGCTGCTGCGGCGAAATCCCGTACGAACGCATCATACACAACAACCGTTTCTGTACGTAATTACCCGTAAACATAATGTTTACCATCATCCGGTGGTGCGGTGATTGAAAGCTTTTCTGTTTTATTTCCTCCTCCAATTTCACGACGGCAGCTTATTCTTATTTAATTTCAGCTCAAAAGTAGAACTTATATTTGTATATACAACAATTGTAGCCACAATGTTTTGCATTGGGGAAAATATTTTTAAAAATTTATCCATTTCATATTTACTGAAATAAAAAATTTGCTATCATACTTGGTATACTTAACTGAAAAGTTTGGTGTTCTTGGTAAGTGGATACTGCCGATATCCATCCAGATAGAAAAACAATAGCTCCCGTTCAGAGTAAAAATATATTACATGACAACCTTCGCGGACAAAGTAATTCAATTTAATGCCTCCCTAGAATTTACCGGTCAGTTACCCGTGGGTATTACTATTCTGAATCCATTTAAAGCAGACAAGACTATCATGCCGGTGGTTACAGAGTTTTACCAAAAGTTTTATAACGACACGCATGCGCGACACATGATTTTAGGAATAAACCCAGGCCGGTTTGGCGGCGGCGTTACCGGAGTGCCCTTTACGGATTCGAAGCGGCTAAAACAAGAATGCGGAATCTCTTACTCCGGCAAAGAAACGCATGAACCTTCGTCGGTGTTTGTTTACGATGTTATTCAAGCTTATGGCGGGCCTACTGCGTTTTACCAAAAATTTTATATTAACTCTATTTGTCCGTTGGGCTTTACCGCTCCCGGTAAAAATGGTACTGAGGTAAATTATAATTACTACGATAACTCAGAACTTACCAAGGCGGTTCACGACTTTATTGTGCAAAGCATCCGAAAACAGTTGGATTTTGGCATTAAAACCGATGTGTGTTTTTGTTTTGGCACGGGTAAAAACGAAAAATTTCTCCGGCAACTCAACCAAAAGTATCAGTTTTTTGAAACTATAGTACCCCTGGAACATCCGCGCTTTGTGATGCAATACAAAATTAAATCTAAACAATTTTACATGGATAAATATCTCCTCGCTTTCTATCAGGCAAACTAGATCGCGTTTTGTAAACTTGTGTGTACTCGTTTCCCTAGACAGGTTCTAAAGGAGAAGCAAACCTGTCAGGTTTCAGCCACCATTAAGGCAATTTCTTTATCTGATTGGGTATTACTTAAAACGTAAATCTTTGATAATCAAACTTTACAATGCTACTTTAACTTTGTTCTTAACTGAGCCTAGTTATAAATTTGACTTAATAAAAAGGCCCGTAATCATTTTTACGAGCCTTTTTATTTAAAAAACAATCTTACCAAAGCCTATCTTCCCGAATAGATATTAAACATTTTTCAGCCATTCTCTTGCTACGGGCAAAGAGTAAAAAATATTAATTCGGTTTTTAATAGGCAGGCTAGTAGCTTCTAGAGTTTGTTCCATAGAGTACTGACTATAAGGATTAGGCGATTGTACCCAGGCTAAGTACTTTAAGCCCGCTTCAATTAATTGCGGCAGCAGTTCTTCGGCAGCATAAGAACAGGCATCTAACCACGGACCTTGTACTTGCTGGTTATTATTTAAGATTTTAGCACACTGCTTTTCTTTAAGAAACTGCAAAAGTATCTGTCCATTCCGTTGAACATTATGTAAGTTCAGAGCCCCCATCCATTCAACATAAAGCCAATGAATTTCGGCTTCGTACCAGATTTGGATAGAATCCGATTTATATAATAATTCCTGTGGAATAGCCGTGTTACTACCACGAATAGTATCTAATAAAACAACCATAAGTATAGAATTTAGAGCGTAGATATTTTGTAAGTTATTGGATAAAACTGAAAAAGTCAATTCCTCCTTATTGAATAAAATATATATTATCTTAAATAAAGTATATGCATTATAGTATATACCCATCTAGTATAGCAAATACAAATTTTTTCTATTTACTTCATTTTAAACAATATAGTTCTCTTTATAGACTAATTTCTGTTTCTAATCCACTACAAATAGTATCAGGTGTATTTTA
This region includes:
- a CDS encoding family 20 glycosylhydrolase, whose amino-acid sequence is MFLFLNQQFKLFLVVSAAMLCITLTAWSQAPAFNAKNLLVSWEVNENNYQNKAQFLSTITLNNGASEALPATGWKIYFNFNRSIIPGSVRGAVTLQHLNGDLFQITPRADFKRMTKGASLRISFITTGAALNLTDAPSGFYLVWDKTPQKGLALSPVKVKVPAAAQPSTTPGSPVITLVKPGVLYQQNKIIQDIAPDNLPKIFPTPVSYRETSASFTLTSDIPIITATDYYPEAEMLAEDLAAIFGKKIEFKSNGSGKAIRLVKKEDLGPEAYDLRVTAQEITITAATPAGMFYGMQSLKTLLPANAWELKLKSVNVPGVEVSDYPRFDHRAVMLDVARNFQPKKQVFKLLDLMALYKLNVLHFHLNDDEGWRVEIVPIPELTEIGAKRAHTLDSRTNLPPSYGSGPEGNNAPGSGFYTRSDFIQILKYARDRNIKVIPEIETPGHARAAIKAMDVRYARLMAAGKKEDAERYLLRDVNDKSDYRSVQNWNDNVINVAMPSVYNFLEKVVDEVRDMYQEAGAPLQTIHFGGDEVPAGVWVKSPVVQKLLQEDERFTSVDDMWYYYFRKVNEILKLRNLYLSGWEEVAMRKTEIEGQKHYIPNPDFVNENIHVDVWNNVLGGGSEDLAYRLANAGYKVVLSNVTHQYFDMAYDKTFEEPGFYWGSFVDVDKPFKFIPYNYYKNTTKDKFSNPLPKSMFVGKERLTDFGKNNIVGIQGLLWSETVISPERMEYMLLPKLLGLAERAWAPDPDWAIEKDTTKSEALYQQAWSRFANILGKRELPRLDYFSGGYQYRLPPVGAVVQNGQVSANIQLPGLTIRYTTDGTDPTFRSRIYREPITETGTVKLRAFSRTGRGGKVVSVINQ
- a CDS encoding DinB family protein, whose translation is MDLLQQQYKLIQSARAALFSYGDTFTPAHFTEELPAFGGSSIRSLLVHTANTYQFWLGNFAQAQELPFMKPLFVTNLNEVRRIFQEVNSLTEKFLQHFEEKWLEPVTGEIPWRKTTMQVTPLALFTHVITHECHHKGQVVWMSRQLGYTPPDTDVLRF
- a CDS encoding VOC family protein — translated: MKYLFFFCLASLLYVNTNTAFAQTAAAKAQPVTWLNHVALHVKNLQTTTAFYENFLQLKKIPEPFKDGLHTWFSVGEKSHLHLIQGKPHETLYDKSEHLCFSVASVEDFISRLNKANIKFENWLGKPQEYTLRTDGVKQVYFQDPDGHWIEVNDAKE
- a CDS encoding SelT/SelW/SelH family protein produces the protein MPLPRLEINYCTQCRWLLRAAWLAQEVLTTFELEMGEVALVPGTGGVLDIRLNGELIFSRKEAGRFPEAKELKQLIRDVIAPDKSLGHSDHK
- a CDS encoding 3-ketoacyl-ACP reductase, encoding MESLKGKIALVTGAGKGIGRAIAIALAKEGVHVGLMARTSSQLQDTANAIQGLGVKTSVVVADVANINAVNAAVAQIQKTLGPIDILINNAGIGTFGKFLELEPAEWEKIIQVNLMGVYYMTRAVLPAMIERQTGDIINISSTAGQRGAAGTSAYSASKFAVMGLTESLMQEVRKHNIRVSALTPSTVATELAIANKLTDGNPDKVMQPEDLAELIIAQLKLNRRVFIKEAGMWSTNP
- a CDS encoding aldo/keto reductase, giving the protein MKYNLLGNTGVLVSELCFGTMTFGGQGYWEAIGRQTQDEANELLKTAVDAGINFMDTANVYSFGQSEQILGQGLKQAGLSRNELFIATKVRGRMSAGVNQVGLSRYHIFQSVEESLQRLQMDHIDLLYVHGVDAATSIEQIVHSLHDVVTSGKVRYVGVCNWPAWLVMKALGIAKQHGWHEFVGMQYFYAAANRDVEQELLPLAQDQRLGFMPWSPLAGGFLSGKFTRDQTNTGGQSRRDTFDFPVIDKGKAYNIIDVLIRLGQDYNVSAAEIALAWVRQQKGVTSTIIGAKTPDQLTSNIHSTSFNLSAAELEELNAVSQPERRYPGWMVERQMSDRLPATDKK
- a CDS encoding alkene reductase, producing the protein MEKQPLLTSYQLGSLTLKNRVVMAPMTRSRADNPENAATALAAQYYAQRASAGLIISEGTQVSPQGVGYINTPGIYSEAQVKGWQQVTEAVHAKEGKIFAQLWHVGRISHPDFHNGELPVAPSAINPNDKSFTPLGFKDTVTPRALETHEVQAIVQDFKKAAANALKAGFDGVELHASNGYLFQQFFNKVSNQRTDQYGGSIENRARFLFETLDALKEVIDLTRVGIRLNPSLHGMSGITVDEETIPTFEYIVNRLNEYNLAYLHLSEPFVPVDNVPYAVAEIAKHFRPLYKGTLIINKGFNQEKGNQIITESLADLVAFGVPFISNPDLPERFAQNADLATPDKNTFYAGGANGYVDYPALSEMEA
- a CDS encoding MarR family winged helix-turn-helix transcriptional regulator; this encodes MKLEEEIKQKSFQSPHHRMMVNIMFTGNYVQKRLLCMMRSYGISPQQHNVLSILRGQHPHPCSLGDIQERMLDRMSNATRLVDKLLEKKLVARCQCTANRRKIDITITEAGLTLLKQMEEKVPPFEELFPAISPEEATVLGQLLDKARE
- a CDS encoding uracil-DNA glycosylase family protein; protein product: MTTFADKVIQFNASLEFTGQLPVGITILNPFKADKTIMPVVTEFYQKFYNDTHARHMILGINPGRFGGGVTGVPFTDSKRLKQECGISYSGKETHEPSSVFVYDVIQAYGGPTAFYQKFYINSICPLGFTAPGKNGTEVNYNYYDNSELTKAVHDFIVQSIRKQLDFGIKTDVCFCFGTGKNEKFLRQLNQKYQFFETIVPLEHPRFVMQYKIKSKQFYMDKYLLAFYQAN